Sequence from the Mangrovibacterium diazotrophicum genome:
TTCATCCAGATCTTCCACATCAACAATTGTTTCGGGCACGTCGTCCGGACGATACTTGACATTTAAGAAGGTAATTTCGCCATTTGCCTTGCGGTAGTACAGGTAATTCGCATAATCGGCGTACTGGGCAACATCCGGATTTTCAAGTTCCAAATCGAAAGCTGCTTTACCCAGGTTATCCAAAGTGGCTTTGGTTTCAATAATTTTCTTACCGTAGATATTCCAGCGGATCAAGTCAAATTTACGCAGACATTCTCCTCCAAACTCCCAGGAACGTTCGTCAACCAAGGCATCGAAGAAATCATCTTTTGATGACAGGTTATCAACATACTGGTCAACTTTTTCCGATTGTACATCTTCGGGGAATGCTCTTTCACGTACGCGCTTCAGTGCATTCTTTGCAGTTGATGTTGGTCCGTTTAGTTCATTTTCCGCTTCTGCCAACATCAGTAAAACGTCGGAGTAGCGCATCAGTGGCCAGTTAATACCTGTACCTTTAGATGAAGAGGAGCCGGGATCGTTGGTTAACCACAGGCGGTTCCATTTGGCACAGGCCAGCCCCGTTGTACTTTCCACGTAGTTTTTGTCATCGTCGTTTTTGTAGTAGGTGCGGGTAAATGTCGCTTCACGACGCGTATCATCATCATCGAACGAGAAGTAGTAAGTTGGGGTTAAATTGACCTGAATTGTTGATGCACCTTTGGAGCTGCTGTTAACAGTTGAACCAACGCACCAGCCGACATCGCCGCCGTACTGCGCCAGGAAGGCTACTTCGTAGAGCACGTCGTCGTTGGTTGGCGTGTTGAAAACGCATTCGTTATAAAAGATTTCTGCAAAGTCCGAGTTGAGTTCGCGGTCGCTAAGGCTGATCAGTTTTTGACAATAGTCGATGGCCAGCTGGTAATATTCATCCGATGTCCGCGCTGTTTTCTCTGTTCCGTTGTAGGTATAAGTCACTGCCAACGAGTCGTTGCTGCTCACTGGTAAATAGTCATCCGCTCTTTTCATCGTTCCGTCTTGTGTCATTCCATAGCCCGCACGGAAAAGGGCCAAGCGCGCAATCATTCCAAGCGCAAATTCACGATTCATCCGTTCAATTCCATCTGCATATTCATCAGCGAAATACATTCCCTCTTCGCTATCGACCAAATTCTGAATACAAGCGGAGTAGATATAGTTTTTGTCGGTTCTGGGGATATCGAGTTCCATACCGGCTTTTGCAGCTTCATCAAAATAGGGTACATCGCCCCAAAAGTTGCAGAGCAGGAAGTAACGATAGGCTTTCAAGCAATAAGCTTCGCCGAGTATCATTTTCATTTCCGGATCGTCGGCGATAGGACTGGTTTTTGCTCCTTCGATACATTGATTGGCACGGTCAATTGCCAGGTAATTGTTTTGCCATGCTTTGTAAATATCACTGAATCCGGAAAGGTTTTTTCCTTCAAGAGACCAGATGTCGCGGCGTGAACCGTCGGGGTTAGCACTTGGTTGCATAGCTTCAACATCGGTATTTTGCATCCATACGCAGGACATCCGTGAAGTGTACGGGTCTTCGCCAAACAGGGAATAAACCCCGAGGACTGCTTTCTTGGCATCAGCTGTGTTCGAAAAAAGGTAGTCGAAACTAAATGTGGAAGGAGAATCTACTTCCAGATAGTCTTTGCAGCCGGTGAAAGCTATTAATATAAATCCAAGTATTGCAAGGAATTTTGTATTCATTTTGTGTATTCTTTTAGATTTCAAAAGTTAGCTTAGAAGGTTACGTTAACACCAAATGTCCATGACAAGCTTTTGGGGTAAGAGGAATAGTCAACTCCGGGAGTCAAACTGGATGTAGAACTGTTACGTACAGGAGAACTAACTTCAGGGTCGTATCCGGAATAATTGGTCAGCGTCCATACATTATTAACGGTCGTGTAAACTCTAAATCGCTGAATATTGATTTTTCGTGTTAATTGTGACGGAATAGTGTATCCCACAGTGACGTTTTGTAGTCTCAGGAATGAACCGTCTTCTATAGCCC
This genomic interval carries:
- a CDS encoding RagB/SusD family nutrient uptake outer membrane protein — protein: MNTKFLAILGFILIAFTGCKDYLEVDSPSTFSFDYLFSNTADAKKAVLGVYSLFGEDPYTSRMSCVWMQNTDVEAMQPSANPDGSRRDIWSLEGKNLSGFSDIYKAWQNNYLAIDRANQCIEGAKTSPIADDPEMKMILGEAYCLKAYRYFLLCNFWGDVPYFDEAAKAGMELDIPRTDKNYIYSACIQNLVDSEEGMYFADEYADGIERMNREFALGMIARLALFRAGYGMTQDGTMKRADDYLPVSSNDSLAVTYTYNGTEKTARTSDEYYQLAIDYCQKLISLSDRELNSDFAEIFYNECVFNTPTNDDVLYEVAFLAQYGGDVGWCVGSTVNSSSKGASTIQVNLTPTYYFSFDDDDTRREATFTRTYYKNDDDKNYVESTTGLACAKWNRLWLTNDPGSSSSKGTGINWPLMRYSDVLLMLAEAENELNGPTSTAKNALKRVRERAFPEDVQSEKVDQYVDNLSSKDDFFDALVDERSWEFGGECLRKFDLIRWNIYGKKIIETKATLDNLGKAAFDLELENPDVAQYADYANYLYYRKANGEITFLNVKYRPDDVPETIVDVEDLDEEGNENAYARANWSRSLYKYTDDATTGERTYDSADYTVRCWRGYTDPTGQSAVPYVLPISTTTIGSSEYLDNDGYLLN